Genomic window (Alnus glutinosa chromosome 9, dhAlnGlut1.1, whole genome shotgun sequence):
GGCTCATTAACTACAATTAGCTTTAGTTGCAGCATCTAGAGAAGCCAAGCATATTCATCAGTTCTTTATTCAGTTGGCTTCTATTATCAATATTGTTGGTGGTTCTTCAAAACGCCATGATGAATTACAAGCTGCTCAAGTTGctgaaattgaaagtttgattgTTTCTAATAAAATTGAGACTGGAAAGGAGGCAAACCAAATTGGTACTTTGCAACGACCTGGAGATACTCGATGGTCATCTCATTATCGATCTATTTGTAGCTTGGTAAAAATGTTTGGTTCAGCTTGTTCAGTTCTCAACAATATCTCCAAGGAGAGAGCTAATTATTCTCAACGTAGTGATGCTAAAACGGCTTACATGGTATTAACATCgtttgaatttattttgatattgcATTTGATGAAAGATCTTATGGGACTCACTAATATGTTGTGTCAAACTTCGCAACAAAAATCTCTAGACATTTTAAATGCCATGACTCAAGTTTCAACTACACAATCACTCATtcaagagaggagagaagatgGGTGGGAGCCTTTGCTTGCTACTGTTAAATCATTTTGTGAAGAAAATGATATTGATATTCTTGATAGGAATGCTCATTACAGTAGAGCTTGAGGTCTATCTCATCGTCAAGATGAAGGGTCTCCAACGACAGTTGAGCATCATTTTAGAGTTGATATATTTACTGCTGCAATAGACTTTCAATTACAAGAATTGAAAAGTAGATTTGGTGAGCAAGTTGTAGAACTCCTCACTCTTAGCGTTGCTTTAAGCCCTAAAGATGCATACAAATCATTTGAGATTGATGATATATGCAAATTAGCTGAGAAGTTTTATCCTAAAGATTTCAACGTGCAAGAAAGATTCTATTTGAAGTTTCAATTGGAGCATTATAAGCTTGATGTGCCAAAGCATTCAGATTTTCAAAATATGCCTACATTATCTGAGTTATGCATAAGATTGGCAAATTCGGGAAAGTCAAAGATCTATCCTTTGATTGACAGGTTGATTTGTCTAGTGTTGACTCTCCTTGTTTCTACTGCGACTACAAAACGAGCTTTTTCTGCGATGAAACTTATAAAAACTAGATTGCGTAGTAGAATGAAAGATGAATTTCTTGCAGATCATATGGTAGtttatattgagaaagaaattgctaagAATTTCATTTCAGAGATGGTAATGGATGAATTTTATTCTATCAGCGATCGTCGTCGAGCATAATTTGAAGGAGAAGTTATGTTCTTTTTTGGGATcttttttttgtacatgtctaTAGAGAAATATGAAACTTGTGTATTCCAAAGGAAAGTTCTCTTGATGTTTTCTTAGATGATTTTGAAATAGACATGTAACTTTTGCATGACTTACAATTTAATATGGAATTAAATTTAaggcttttatattttttattttacataaacaagtacaaacacacacatagCGAAAAACTACATGTATCTATATACTTATGTACGTAGTTACGTATTTATATAAGTTCGTTCCACCTTACCAAAAATCCTGGTTCCACTCCTGCGCGTCATCACGTGCtgataagagtaaaaaaaatcttttcccGCGCAAAGTTCATCAATAGGGGATGCTGACGTGGTGAGAGAAAAACCAACCAATTATAATACGTCAAGttcttgtatttgttattgCATGTTGTTATATGGACAACAACTtatccaatatatataattaagggttaaatacaattttggtaaccaaaatttaaaaatttgcaatgtacccccccaaagtttcaaaaaatttcaattcaagcGTTCCATCTGGTTTGACCGTCAAACCAGACAGAATTTTCACCACTGTGTGTCACATGACTTTTTAGGCAAATTTGTCTATTTTACCCTCActccaaaacgacgtcattttatCCTTTAGGgggtgaattgaaaattttaaaaactttgtGGGggcaaattacaattttttaaaaatattagttttttttttatataaattataaaaaaacaaaaaaaaaacaaaaaaaaaacaaaaaaaaaaaaacaaacaaacaaacaaacaaaccctttGTTGGACAGCCACCGCCACCCCCAGAAGTTGCCAGGGGTGGCACGTACCCACCCCCAAGTGCTGGGGAGGCCACCCCTAAAATCCTTTTAgaggtggccaggccacccccaaaggggtggctgcccaaccGATAGCCACCCCttagtattttctttcctttttatatatatatatatatttgttttatttatttatttttattaaattttatatattttttatttttaatggacaAGTGTCGGCTTCCTATTGGGTGTCTCCAAAAGggcaaaacgacgtcgttttgaagtGGTCAAAATTTCATCTGGTTTGACGGTTAAACCAGACGAAATGCctgaattaaaattttttaaaactttaagggggtacattgcaaatttttaaactttagtagccaaattgaaaatggcTGACAACTTCGGGAGGaggggtgaattgtatttaaccctataattAAGCATGTAACAAATATGCTGGCTAGGGAATATTTGATATATACTTGATCACCAATAGTTTAAGCTAACGGTTGAGTTCCTTCAACAATccaattgaggaatatataaaTAGTACGTAATTTTATTAATCAGTAAAGGATGAGTACGTACGACCAAAACATGCACGTAACTATTATACGTACAATGATACTAGTTATGTATGCAGCGACGCAACTCGCACTATAAACTGTCGCTCCTTTTTTTCCAGCGCAACAATTTTGAAGCTCCGCAACAGAATTGATAAGACATTTTTTGCAATTAGAGCTAGAAAGGTCTCTACTACACTGAGCCGTTAATTGTAGTATCTccgacgctccaagccttaatTACCGTGCTCGTCGCATACATCTTTGGGATTACGTAAGTAATCTCAGCGAGTTTACTCATCAAATCGTTCATCTTTTGGCTAAACGAAATGGAATCGCTTGCATTTTGGGAGTCCATGAGAAAGTAAAGGAGTTGGGGGTCAACTTGGCCCAAAAAAATCCTCGTCAAAGTATTTCGACATGCAAATTAAAGGTCGTGCCATAAGACTGCAGCTTTACGATATGGCCAAAGTGTGGGAATTTTGTTTGTTGCGTTGGATAAACAGCTCGTGCAATCTGAGAGCAAGGCATCGCCGGCGCATATAGATCGCCTGTATGTTCTGCCTAGGCCATGACCTCTGGAACCCAATCCCAAACCCGTGGAAGGGGTTTCATAGGTAAGGTAATCCATCACATCATTGAGGCTTGTTTCATAATAGTCATTGCTAGTGAAATTTATAGCGCTTAAACAATCATAGTCAGAGACCACAAGAACATTTTGGATGAAGAGAACAAAGgcaaccaaaaagagaaaggtGGTAAATTTTGAGAAAGGCATTGTTGAATATGTGGGTGATCATAAGTGTGACTATTCATACATTTATATAGATTGAGATGGTTTATTCTCCCTCCCCCACGctttttaaattaaacaaaGAACCTTGATTTAAACGATAACCTATGTAAACTTTTGACTAAATGTCTTTAGGCAAATACTGTTATTGGATTTTTTGTATGCTAAATCAAGCGGCTTTAACTAAAGTCATATTTGGCTTTCTAAGGGAACCAATAGTGGGGAAGAAATTGGCCTCAACCATGAATTAGtgacaatatataattaaaaagtaatgttatttagtagactgttatatgactatcatattatttaatatttaataatgtGGCAGTAAAAGTTTGTCATCCGATCAGtatttgtaaaataataaataaaaaatcaaaggctgatttttactgccacgtCATTACAGTTGTATGGCAGTCTACTGAATAGCATTAATCTTCATCAAATAATCACATTTTAGTGGATCAAATGAAATAACACTTCCATGTGGAGAACAAAAGAGAAGTGAAGATGAAAGACTACAatgaaatgggttttttttttttttttggggtacaTATGGACCAAGTAATACAATTAATTGGTAGTTTACAACTATGAAAAGACAACCTAATATCAATTGCAAAGTAGTATTGGAATTATGAAGAGACAATTGTTATCCAAAAGACTTACAATTTGAAAGTCATAGGATAAAATGATTCAATGAAGGAATCGTCACCGCTTCatgtctcctttttttttttcctcttattttatACCCTCCTCCCTTAATATATCAAACAAACTAAAATGTTATTGAATGgaaaacaaaacaacccacTTTAAATTACGTTAAAAGATGCTGCTACAGACACGTGTCCACTACAAGTTTTATGATCAAATGAATTGGAGAGGAGCCAATTAGTTAAAATGGAGGGACAAACTTGTCCAAACAAAATGTGAAATGACAAATTTACCCCTCCACTTAAACACTGGTATTACAGTAAACTACAACATGGTAATCCCTGACAAGTTAAAAATTACATTCCAATATATACTGTGCTGTATAAAAAGCTACCGTATACGTGGAGTTTTTTTACCGCCCAAAGTTAATTTTACTTTCTCTAACTTATAATTAAATCTGGAACGTTAGTTTTTAACCACGGCAcattacagcacctaagccaaatctcaTTATGTACACATGCAAATACCCAAATTAGCCCCCCATTGTTGAGTTACATGAGCATGCAAGATAATTGCATAGCCACAAACTCTAACCAGCCTCCGATTATCCTCTCCAAGAACTGAATTAAGTATATGTTGTAAATAGCCTCAAGTCAACTTCCTTCAAGTTCCAGTGCTGCGGTCATAAACACCTTGATCTCTAGAGCTCTTAGAGCTAAAGAGAATTCTCATAGAAAGATATCAAGTGAGGGAAGAGCTCTAATTTCTGGACTGGCCTAAGTAAACAGCATCTTCAATTCCTCAATTCGTGCAGTTCGAACTTCTTGATCGGTCAAAGCACCAGAAATCATCCGCTGCTTACGCGCTTGCACTGCTTCCATTCTTTCCTCAACAGTTCCCTGCCATCCAAGAGCATTTAAATGGAGGGGCAGAGTTAGATCAGACAAAGTCAGAGCAGGGAAAAATGACAAATTGGATTGTAGAGTCCAAAACAAAGTGGTCACGACATATCCATCTCCAAGCTTTTAAGCATGTAAAATTTGAAGCACGATGTCCTCCTACCCTTGCCTATAATTATGAACATGTCAAAGCAGAGGAAGGGGTCAATTGCAACTCTATTTCCAGTCAAAAGTTTCTGAAATACAATTAACTTCAACTCTCTACTGCCGGTgtaattgtaaaaatgaaacaacaaaaaatacaatttccaGCCACATGGGCCGAGTCAAAAACAAAGGAGACCTTCACAATGAACCGTCTGATCGTCACTCTCTTTGTTTGTCCAATCCGATGAATGCGCATGACAGCTTGCTCCTCTACAGCTGGATTCCACCATGGATCCTACAAAAAAGTTACAACAAAATAGCTTAGCTTAGCTTACCTTTAGCtcaaacatatatatgtacatatgcaAGTGAACTGCATGATCTATCTCCTCTATCATTCAAAAAATGATAGATGCCTAATTACACAATTTCACAAGCACCGCCAGGTTTTTCAGAATAAAAAAGCTGGTCCTCCTAAGTAATTATCGGGCTAAATTTGCACCAAAGTCGTACATTATGAAGGTGCAGAATCCCCGGTGATCTTACATAATTCAGTAACAAATTGCTGGCACAACTACAAGCTACTGGTCATAAAATGAGATATACTAATGTCACTACTTTCTGCTATTTCATACAAGAGAGACCATTTCACAATTAAAAAGCAGGAAGTTTAATCTTCTATGATTACCAAGACAAAGGCATTGGAAGCTGCCGTTAGATTTATTCCAACTCCACCGGCCTTCAAAGACATCAGCAACACCTAAGCAACAAGAACGAAGCTTCAATAATCAAACCCAGATCATTTGTTAGACTACTAAACTCCACCCCCCCTGAACAAAAGAAGGTATATTAATGATTAAATCAGTCACAGACCAGGATGTTGCTATCTTCTGAAAACTGCTTTAATACTTTTTCCCGCTGCTGCAGACTTAGTGTTCCATCCAGACGAACAAAGGGAATGTTACTCCTGGACAAAATGGCAACTATCAAAATATTGACGATGTGTAACAAATTACAAAGAACTGATTCTGGTGGAAaagcaaaataattttttgaattaatgACGTCATATGATAAAGAATAGCAAGGCGAAGACACTCATCCAGGACATCACAGAAGAGAGCACAAAGGATAGAATACAAAGCATGTTGCtttagatttaaaaaagaaaaggaaaaaaaaaaatagaagacaaAATAATAGTAAGATTGTAGCCTAAAAACACATCTTCATAACCCTATCAACTTGCATGGAAATTTAACAACTTATTGTATGCAAAAAACACACATGACAATTCATTACACCAAGACTGTAGCTTTCTAAATTCTAACAAATGGATAGCTAGATAATTCTTTTAGTGGTAAAACCAGTCCTTTCAAAGCCTGCAAGTACTCCATGTTAGTCTGCTATTGCAAAGAGTGTATACTAACTCATATTTCCGATCAGAGATATACTAAGAGTCTAATAGGTGAACCAGCATGGTGCTCAACTGCTCTCACACAACCAAATGAGTTACTTCAACTTCCATGCAGTTAGGAATTTCTACCGGGAAAGAGGAATCTGCAGGAGGTCAAGAAAGGCAGTCCACTGGCTGAAGACAATGCTCTTAGAGCCTGACATGCGAAGATTTTCAAGTTCATTCAAGAGAACAACAACTTTGGATGACTCCACCCAATTTTTCTCAACATCAATCTGGAAGCGACTCTCAGTTGGGGCAGTGATAAGATCTTGCTTACTGATGTTTTTCCTGTAAAgggaataatattttgaaattgtattGCTGGTAATTTCATAACAAAAGcttcaaagagaagaaaaaccaCATCattactagaaaaaaaaataaaagaaatccaaaatcAAATCATTGTGACAACAACTTGCAGATACCTACAAACAGGACATAAACCAGAGGTAGGATTTCGCCAGCTTGCCAATAAGCATTCCCGGCATAAGCGGTGAGCACAAGGTGTCAATACTGCATCTTCGAATGCTTCAAGACATATCGGACACTCTCCTTTTTCCCCTTTACGCAGCTCTTCCACGACCTCTTGAATATAAGCTCGTGAAGGCTCATCTTTAGCTTCCCCTTCTTGGGCTTTGTGGCTGCCCTTGAGGAAACGTTTAGCTAGCTTATTCAAATCAGAAAATTCTTGTGTATCACCTCGACTGAAAAAATCAAGCCACACATAAGAAATCCTACTTATTGGGAAATTCTTTAAATAAAGGTATATAAACCTATATACAATTATAATCTACAGTACAATAGTTAACAATCAGAATGACCTTATACTTCTACATGTATTGGTCTCAGCTCTTGTATTTTTGGTCAAGCCCCTCTGTCTCTAAATTATAGTCCCACTTCATAATGCACAAGTTTTAAGGAAACTAGTAATAAATGAGTTCTACCTCaatattttagcttctttttttttttttagaagtaatGTACTGTATTTCAAAAAGCACATaggggcacaaccctagtacacaaaaagtatacaaaagaacgcctaaatagaaaaagaaaaaagtacaagaaaatcattaaaactaatcactaaattATACTGATCCATTAGCAGGGGGAGGGAAGGAAGGTAACTAACATACCTCATCACAAGAAATGGATGATCACAACATTGGCGAAGACGTAAAAGTAACTCCAATATGGAAGCATAATTATGAAGAACCCGCCCTTGCTCAACAAATTGATCAAATTTCACCTGAAGAGATTTCAACATCTACATATTACTCTTAGATTTTTCCCCTCTAGGCCATTGACATTTATTCAAAACACATCATAGAATATAACCTTAAATCACTAACAAAGTATATAAGCAATGAAACAAAAAAGTGCAAGTCCAAGTACACAAGTTCTACTCTTGAGAGCAGCCAACCGTGCAAAAACACTGAAGAATAGAACCATAGTCAAGCCAGCCCGCCCAAAGATCCCACTTAAGTGGGACATCGATCAGTAATGACCCTTTATAAGCAGTACCACGAATGAAAAATACCTTGGATCTTTTAAACAAGGCCTCATAGAAGTCTTTTTCACTTTCTGTGAGTTCACAATAGATAACCTGAATATCAGCTGGAGGAAGAACGAGAATTGGCctgcaaacaaacaaaaattttagaGCAACACATCCAAAAAGTGGATATACAATTATATTACTCACCTGCCTTCTCGATCAGTGCTAAATTTTGTTCTCCTCAACATGATCCGCTTTAAAATGGACTGAACCAACTTTAACCCTCTCTCATCACCCTCCTCAAATGGTTTTTGAATGAGTTTGTTCCACCTAGAATATAGAAGATCAACCAATCACGCAATGGTTATTCTACATCAACTCACTAAGAAAAGACAACAAGAAATTACAAAGAGTAGCTGCTTAAACATATAATACACACGcactataatattttttttgataagttacaCACACACTATAATATACCTGGAACAAGcacttataaaattaaaaaataaaaataaaaataataataataaattaaattaaataaataacccAGGAACATATTTCTGTATATGACTAGAAGTATCATAAACTATAAAACCAGTAAAAGGTGCAACTGTTAAGCAGAACTCAACCGAGGCCTCCTTTAATGTTTGCAAATTTTTCATTACAAAGCTTAGTTTCTATTTTATATCTCATaatcatgaagaagaagaaaaaaaagcacaTTATAATAGTTTGGTATAGCCAAATATTGCCTTTGCATAAAAATagtatttgaataaaaataagtaaaaaaaaaaaaaatcataggcATAATGGAACCACTTAAACTGAATATAGAACCTCAGGCACTGGTGCCTAAATCTCTAAACCGAAAATTCATCCCACATGGAGGCTTGGAACAGAAgttatacaaaattaaaaacggTTATAACCAATTTTGGGAACCCTAAGATCACATATGTTCATTCAACACTAAAAATGGAGGCAAAACTTACCATGCCCAAGTTCCCCATGGTTCCACCTTCAAAAACCTAAGAAGACTGTAAATGTCCTCCAGATTGTTCTGTGATGGAAAAAGTTACATGTCAGAAAGCAAAACACAAAGTAAAACACCACCTCACAATAACAAAAGTTTACTATCTGCAAGATAAAAGCATCCAGCCAGCATAGGTATAGCTTCAAAAGACATGGAATTAATGTCCTCCAGAAAACAAATAATGGACTCACCAACAGGCTTTATATATAATGTCCTCTAGATTACTTATTATATATTAGAGAAGATTCTACTAAGtggtaactaaaataaaaggcttAATAAAGTTAATAAACGTCCATGGCATACCTTCAGCAAATAAATTGCTTGCGCATGCAAGAGAAATATAAAATAGCATTGTTTTGCATTAGTTCCagttttgcttgttttgttggttttggtgtttttgtttcttttgttctgTTGGTTTTGCTGCTATTGAGATATAGCTAGCTTTGGTTGTATTGTTGTTTCTTTGTTCACTTTGGTGATTCGTTGTTGTTAATAATATTGCttacttattcatcaaaaaaaaaaatataaaatagcatGACATCAGAAGTGAAAAATTTAGCAGTTAACATATAAATATGCAATAGGCCTCAAAgatcaaatacaaaattaagaagaaatCCATTACTTTATCTAACATGGATATTATTCCGTTAGAGTAAGACGGGGTGATGATAGTTCATGTTACGAGTTCTTATGATTTATGTTCCCTTGATATGATGTTTATGGTTACGAAAGTCTGtttacgatatatatatatatagttttacgAAAGACAAGTTTACGAACAATAGTTTCACGAAAAGGACATTTAcgacaaatgataattttacaaAGTTGTGTTTATGAAAGTTATGTTTACGTGAGTTATGTTTATGAAAGGTGCGATTACAAAAGTACGATTTACACCGAAGTGCCTTTTAGTGTTTAAGTAAAACGATAACcatgttaataaaaaataaaaaaataacaaaacattgTCTACATGTTTTAATGTCGGCTCATTTCATATGCATCTTACGAATTGATGTTTGCTTACTGAGTCGTGAATTCACTTTCCActtgtaaaataatattttacagAAGATGCTGACTTAGGGAAAAGTAGCCAGACTAAAGCGTAGAAGCACTTCGTAAGGGTATTTTGTGGTGTGCAAATTTTTTGTCTAACTAAATATTGCAACTTGAACTAATCTACCAGTATAGTCGgagggtgtatatatatatatattgtcacttTTGGGTTGTGTATGCATTTGACTTGTAATTATGGTTTAGACTTGGTGTGTAATTTAAGTTGAAAACATGTGACTTTAAGATATgtaattatatttatgtcttaGTGCTCTGGTGATGTCATGTAGAGGGAcatagttcaaaaaaaaaattattgcaaattccgctgcatttttttttatgacgaggaacccctccaaggcaggactacttcgtgtacccacccgCATCAGATAAACCTTGGACCCGTGCAAAGTGCCCCCTCCAcacggatcgggtaatactccaGCTTCGCCGGCAGGCTAGCTCcaaggaattgtttgcacccaaggtGATTTGAACCTTAGACCTATAGTAGGGCCCTAAGGTTAATATACATTGCATAATAATTAGGGGACGTTACAGAGAGAGAGGACACCCAACAAAAAGTAACATTC
Coding sequences:
- the LOC133876727 gene encoding uncharacterized protein LOC133876727 codes for the protein MIRKEIGDAKFCILVDEARDESKREQMAIILRFVDKYATLKKNICAVLSHYNLQIENIRGQGYDGALVAASREAKHIHQFFIQLASIINIVGGSSKRHDELQAAQVAEIESLIVSNKIETGKEANQIGTLQRPGDTRWSSHYRSICSLVKMFGSACSVLNNISKERANYSQRSDAKTAYMVLTSFEFILILHLMKDLMGLTNMLCQTSQQKSLDILNAMTQVSTTQSLIQERREDGWEPLLATVKSFCEENDIDILDRNAHYNFQLQELKSRFGEQVVELLTLSVALSPKDAYKSFEIDDICKLAEKFYPKDFNVQERFYLKFQLEHYKLDVPKHSDFQNMPTLSELCIRLANSGKSKIYPLIDRLICLVLTLLVSTATTKRAFSAMKLIKTRLRSRMKDEFLADHMVVYIEKEIAKNFISEMVMDEFYSISDRRRA